A stretch of the Streptomyces sp. WMMB303 genome encodes the following:
- a CDS encoding 2'-5' RNA ligase family protein: MGAGATVTLGVSLAVPEPYGTLLQARRASFGDAAAHGIPTHITLLPPTEVPAAARPEIEAHLAAVALAGRAFPVRLSGTGTFRPLSPVVFVQVVEGATACSRLQEQVRDPQGPLDRELHFPYHPHVTVAHGIPEPAMDRAHRELADFECAWTAAGFALYEQGADQVWRLKREFPFAQHPSAGPGPAAGPGHPQGPGVEAAPSFEVTLPSGTCRPPYQRRSARPPATL, translated from the coding sequence ATGGGCGCGGGAGCGACCGTCACCCTCGGCGTATCGCTCGCTGTCCCGGAGCCGTACGGCACACTGCTCCAGGCGCGGCGGGCCTCTTTCGGCGACGCCGCCGCCCATGGCATCCCCACCCACATCACGCTGCTGCCGCCCACCGAGGTGCCCGCCGCGGCCCGGCCGGAGATCGAGGCGCATCTGGCGGCCGTGGCGCTGGCCGGACGCGCCTTCCCGGTGCGGCTCTCCGGCACCGGCACCTTCCGGCCGCTCTCGCCGGTGGTCTTCGTCCAGGTCGTCGAAGGAGCCACGGCCTGCTCCCGGCTCCAGGAGCAGGTCCGCGACCCGCAGGGCCCGCTCGATCGCGAGCTGCACTTCCCGTACCACCCGCACGTGACCGTCGCGCACGGCATTCCGGAGCCCGCCATGGACCGCGCCCACCGGGAGCTGGCCGACTTCGAGTGCGCCTGGACGGCCGCCGGGTTCGCCCTCTACGAGCAGGGCGCGGACCAGGTGTGGCGGCTCAAGCGCGAGTTCCCGTTCGCGCAGCACCCCAGCGCCGGCCCGGGCCCGGCGGCCGGCCCCGGCCATCCGCAGGGCCCCGGGGTGGAGGCCGCGCCCAGCTTCGAGGTCACCCTCCCGTCCGGAACCTGCCGCCCGCCGTACCAGCGGCGCTCGGCCCGCCCGCCCGCCACGCTCTGA
- the trpS gene encoding tryptophan--tRNA ligase, which yields MVNDRPRVLSGIQPTAGSFHLGNYLGAVRQWVALQETHDAFYMVVDLHALTIPKDPADLRDNSRLAAAQLLAAGLDPQRCTLFLQSHVPEHTQLSWIVECLTGFGEAARMTQFKDKSAKQGTDHTSVGLFTYPALMVADILVYQAHQVPVGEDQRQHLELTRTIAERFNGRYGATFPVPEAYILKETAKIYDLQDPGVKMSKSASTPKGLVELLDEPKTTAKKIKSAVTDTDTVIRFDQDKKPGISNLLTIHATLTGSGIQELEDKYAGKGYGALKTDLAEIVTEWVTPFRTRTQEFMDDPAALDKILADGAEKARAVASETLRTVYDKVGLVPGRQ from the coding sequence ATGGTCAATGATCGTCCTCGTGTGCTGTCCGGTATCCAGCCCACTGCCGGTTCGTTCCATCTCGGCAACTACCTCGGTGCCGTGCGCCAGTGGGTGGCCCTCCAGGAGACCCACGACGCCTTCTACATGGTCGTCGACCTGCACGCCCTGACGATCCCCAAGGACCCGGCCGACCTGCGCGACAACTCGCGGCTGGCCGCGGCGCAGCTCCTGGCCGCCGGACTGGACCCGCAGCGGTGCACGCTCTTCCTGCAGAGCCACGTGCCCGAGCACACCCAGCTGAGCTGGATCGTGGAGTGCCTGACCGGGTTCGGCGAGGCCGCGCGCATGACGCAGTTCAAGGACAAGTCGGCCAAGCAGGGCACCGACCACACCAGCGTCGGGCTGTTCACCTACCCGGCACTGATGGTGGCGGACATCCTGGTCTACCAGGCCCACCAGGTGCCGGTGGGCGAGGACCAGCGCCAGCACCTGGAGCTGACCCGCACCATCGCCGAGCGCTTCAACGGGCGGTACGGCGCCACCTTCCCCGTGCCCGAGGCGTACATCCTCAAGGAGACGGCGAAGATCTACGACCTCCAGGACCCCGGGGTCAAGATGAGCAAGTCGGCGTCCACTCCCAAGGGCCTCGTCGAGCTGCTGGACGAGCCGAAGACCACCGCGAAGAAGATCAAGAGCGCGGTCACCGACACCGACACCGTCATCCGCTTCGACCAGGACAAGAAGCCCGGCATCAGCAACCTGCTGACGATCCACGCCACGCTCACCGGTTCCGGAATCCAGGAACTGGAGGATAAGTACGCGGGCAAGGGCTACGGTGCGCTGAAGACCGACCTCGCGGAGATCGTCACCGAGTGGGTGACACCTTTCCGCACCCGGACGCAGGAATTCATGGACGACCCGGCGGCGCTGGACAAGATCCTGGCCGACGGCGCGGAGAAGGCCAGGGCCGTGGCGAGCGAGACGCTGCGGACCGTGTACGACAAGGTGGGCCTCGTGCCCGGCAGGCAGTGA